A stretch of DNA from Triticum dicoccoides isolate Atlit2015 ecotype Zavitan chromosome 2A, WEW_v2.0, whole genome shotgun sequence:
aagtacaattTTTCATGGACGGATGGAGTATATTTATGTGGGGAAATTTCTGTGTCGGTGGTTGCATATACTATATTGATGCTATAATATCACATGATGGCGCTTCTTTTTTTTCGGTGGTGGGAGGGTGTGTGGGGTTGATATATGTTTATAGGCCTGTTGCTactgattgatttgaaaaatcgtTGGCCTGATCAAAATCGTAAACCAAATCCAAAATTGAATACCCAACCGAATGAAAGACCTTCAAAATTAGTGAACATGGTGAAGTAAAAGACTTGAATGCGAGagcttgagaaattgttgacccgatCAAAATTGGATGACTTAATTTTAAATTAAATACCGCAACTAATTGTTACGCTTTAAAAATTAGAAAGCATAGTGTATAGTATAAAAGAATTGAACGAAAAagctttgagaaattgttgatCCGATCAAAATCGGGTGACTCGGTTCTAATTGTAAACCTCAATTGAATATGAGCTCTTTAAAGTTAGGAAGCTTAGTGTTATAGAGAATAAGATATAAGATATTCTAACTTTTTTTCCAattcagatgtatatagatgcattttagtgtTTATTCATTTATTTCAGTCTAGTctatatgtagttcatattaaaatatcTAAAACATTTTATATTTATGAACGTAGGGAGTAGCTAGGAAAATCTCGTAGTTTTGTAAAAGATCTGCAACTCACCTCCATCTCCATCTACCGATGGTTTCACGCCCGAGGACGGTGCTGGGAGGTGTAGAAGCGGATTGCCGGAGAACGGAGGATATAGCTCAAACCTGTAGTTGCACCGTAAACCCAGGATCCTACCTCCCTGCCGCCTGCTGAAGTGCTTCGGCATCACCCTTACTATTCCCTCCAGGCAGCTCCGGCAATCGGCCGGTGCCATGTCCGGCGTGCACTGCGCCAGCGCATAGACTCTCGGGGTGCTCACGTCGAAGTCCTCTACCCCTGTGCCAAACCGCTTGGATGAGTTCAGCGCTGCGTAGTCCGCAACAGCGGCAAGGAGGACACCCACGGCGGCGTCGAACGTTGCGGCCAGCGACGTCACGTTCTCCCCATTGGGCATGATGTGCCGTTTGGTGTTGTCGATGGAAGTCACGAAGTTCTGGTTGGAGAAGCGGAGGTAGCAGGTGTCGTAGTAGATGGTCACGTCCATGTTGTACGAGCACACCTGCTGCGCGTCCCGCAAGGCATTGGCGACGCAGTCGCCGCAGGCGGAGGCGTTGGTGGTGTCGCCACGGCAGAGCGAGAGCGCGTACACGGTGTCCGGGATGGCACCTACGGCGGCGGTAGCGAAGAGGGTGGGAGATGAGGAGGATTCAGTTGGGAGGGTGGAGGAGAGCTGCTTTAGGTTTGATTGGAAGGCGCTGTTCGCCGTGTAGTTCCGGCTGTTATCGCATTCTTGCCACAGCACGTCGCCGGAGGCGAGCTGTGCAAGGAAGGGGACTACGAGGATGGAGACGTAGCAGCAGAGTTTGTGGGAGATCATGGTTGGAAGGGGACTACTGGTGCTGGTGTGGGTTGAGTTGGAGACAAGAAGATGTGGTCATGTAGGGGAGAACGAGTGTTTTGGCAATTTGGCTTGATCTTAGATCGGGTCACaatgtgttttctttttcttttgatgttAGATCGGGTCACAGTTTGATTCAAACAAAGGCTACCTGTCGTACTACTCCAGAGAAAAATTCATTTATTATAACAGGCAGGCCTAGATAATGTATGGGATATTTTCAGAGGAATACTATGGAGGAGATGAAATCTTGGCATCCGTTCCGTGGCAAGTATCAACATCAAAGAATCAACAGTTGGATTCTCTGATCTTTTCTCCTGCGCGCATGCCAGGCAGATAGATGGATCGGTGATAAATTTTGGAAGAGTAGTGTTGACTGTTGAAGTACTGAACTGAATAAGTCATCGGTGCCACGACCATTTCTTTAGAACCTACATCTTCCAGGTTGTTTCCAACGGAGCTATCGCTTCCACCTGTTAGAAAGGGGAATGTGGCAGCATTTTCCGTTGTCATCCCGGCACTGGTACTTGTTCAAGATCGACTGGACAAACATTTTTCCTAGCAGGAAGAACAAAAGCACAAGATACAATCCGAGAGAAAGGCAATGATGACTGGTGTGGTAGTTACCAGCAATAGAGTCCATACACAAAACAATGTACCATGTAAGGAATCAAATTACATGGCTGATTGCATGACAGTGCCTCTTCTTCTGCAGCATCATTCTTGGAGTAGCAAGAATAGAAAACAAGCGAAGCCAATCGCTTGGAACCGAAGCATCAAAGGGAAATCTTGGACCAAAACATTATGTCTCCAAAATGACGTTTCTGAAACATACATTAAACAAAAGCTTATTTGACAATAAATCAGAAAAAATCAATATATACATTAAACAAAAGCTTATTTGACGGGTTAAAACGTGTATTGAGTTCGCTCACGCTCATCGGCCGCCGTTACGCTCATATCCTGCTCCATTAGTTGGACGTCGTGGAAGGTGGTGCGGCATTGGCCACGCTCAACCATAGCATCCCTGTGGTACCGGCACAGCCGCCGTGCATCCTGAAAGGCCAGAGCTACGCAGGCGATGCAGATGCCCGATGAATTGACGACGTCTGGAAGGCAGTGGCAGTAGGCAGACAAAACGACCTGGTCGACAAgggcatgggcacaggcggggcagGACGCATTTACTAGCTCAATGGCGAGCGTGGCAGCGATAAGCCGTTGGTCTTGTAAGTGCTATTGGAGCGTAGCGGCCTTGCGTCCCGTAGGAGTGACCGCCGGGCAAGTTGTGATTGGTGGCAGCAAGCGCGGCCAGCGGCGTGAACACGGCTAGCAGGAGGATGatgttggaatttgctagtggaCTTTTGACCCAAAGTCCAACTaaaattttaaattttttttggcccattcatgcacacatgtgagtgaagTGAGTGAGGCTAcaatttagtcccacctcataagttgaaAGAGAGTTGTACCTTTTTATAAAGTGaattcttctaccacttgtatgagcatgagaaaagaagacctacacgcgcgctcctcctcctcgctcgccgcgccgcgggttgcaggaTTGAGCCGagctgagtcattaattaataattaatgggtGCGTTAATTACtgtaccgtttccgattcttttggatcatgacgactcggacgtggggtttactcccacgacctacctcgcccgcactatatagtcagtcagacgtctaccctagccgccgccgcttcgtatggtttctcaccaccgttttagatcattgcgccgccaagcaagtcttcttcatccctcctttcggcgtgcaccgggagaagggacagcaggcctccggaaccccgcctctcgtgatcctgtacgggagaggggcaatcaggtttttagggagcgcactcgcgcgactgctggcagcgacgacttcgcgaacgacgacttcttccccgacctcggcaacctcatcctcgacgacatgggtgacaacgtcaacgccggcagtGTTGCTCCCGCtagaccgtatgtgattctatccttcctgtgcgagatcgtggtagaattcatgtttctagtatgtgccctagatgtgatctgctcatctactatgctagttcgcatgattagtttaatctctgctactgtagtcatgatttatcttttgtttattcagattaaatctcgtagtaatttgctcatatttccaacaatccaaaaacctgattatagacaatttactccgagtggttttgttgcgcatctgaagccgcccgcctttaagggggcgcaatataagaggtggcgcacgagagcagtctactggtttcagaccatgggctgctatgacgccaccaagggcaagcctgagagttattgagaagatcgatactctctttaaaggcACTCTTCTGAGTGTTCTGGATGATTCCATTATGCATTCGTATATGTCATTTGAAAATGGCAAGGACATGTGGGTTGCGCTCGAGGCCAaatttggtgcctcggacgccggcagtgagttttacgtcatggagcaattctatgact
This window harbors:
- the LOC119357797 gene encoding cysteine-rich receptor-like protein kinase 10, whose protein sequence is MISHKLCCYVSILVVPFLAQLASGDVLWQECDNSRNYTANSAFQSNLKQLSSTLPTESSSSPTLFATAAVGAIPDTVYALSLCRGDTTNASACGDCVANALRDAQQVCSYNMDVTIYYDTCYLRFSNQNFVTSIDNTKRHIMPNGENVTSLAATFDAAVGVLLAAVADYAALNSSKRFGTGVEDFDVSTPRVYALAQCTPDMAPADCRSCLEGIVRVMPKHFSRRQGGRILGLRCNYRFELYPPFSGNPLLHLPAPSSGVKPSVDGDGDSGNWESVPNISLSMLNLSTLEVATENFSEGNKLGEGGFGAVYKGSLADGQEIAVKRLSQGSAQGIAELKTELVLVAKLQHKNLVRLIGVCLEEHEKLVIYEYMPKRSLDTILFDPERSKHLDWGKRFNIINGIARGLQYVHEDSQLKIIHRDLKASNVLLDSDLNVKISDFGLARLFEGDQSKDVTNRVVGTL